A genomic segment from Bacteroidia bacterium encodes:
- a CDS encoding T9SS type A sorting domain-containing protein, whose amino-acid sequence MKAIVLLSSLLMVVSTLEGRHTAEGFIPNMGQVYNQHNKANADVLFSGTRNGVVFHLRKNGISYQFSKVSAGTGPDICEPGKKKAAPPSTEIYRIDITWLNAGLATATGSDATGELRHYYNEVCPNGIVNVPVYRTVVYKNIYPLTDLKWYLHEGSVKYDYIAAAGADPGKLRMKIEGAEKIFINDKGALVIESPLGSMAEDAPVVFQGGRKLPARWVLHGNIAGIEIEGLNPGESYIVDPQVRLWATYYGGTGSDVNRMMATNTSGDVFLGGHTSSAFGTEIATTGSHQSTYGGGGTDCFLVKFNAAGVRQWGTYYGGTPAEYMRGGCTDGMGNVFICGQTYTTTPGLIATPGSHQPVFGGGDDAFLVKFDGNGVRQWGTYYGGAGYDYGTSCAADAVGNVYLVGMVLQQNYSYTNEIATPGSHQPVHGDGNIAYDAFLVKFNSSGVRQWGTYYGGSATDRGYDVACDGSGSVVIIAGTTESTNGTSIATTGSHQSIHNGGVTDAYLAAFDGSGTRQWGTYYGGSSGEDDFSVCAIDGSGNILLGGWTDSPDAIATLNGHQQVYMGATDGFLTLLNSSGVRQWGTYYGGVGTERIRDIFCQGSTIYVCGEASTSTSGVIATAGSYQPVFAGNMDAFLATFSTGGVRQWGTYYGGAGWDYGYRCAPGGNSQIYFAGATSSTSNMSSVGSHQELYGGGSEDNFLVKLCDAPPAPANTSNPSAQSICYGNSTTLSASGSGILGWYNASVGGTYLGGGGSFTTPVLTSSTTYYVQDSTCSSGSRTAIVVTVNALPTVTLGNDITQCGGSVQLDAGNPGASYLWSDNSSAQTLAVSSSGSYSVVVTDVNGCTDADTINVTINTIPNVTISGNLTLCAGDTIPLTAGGAQTYLWSTSATTAVINAGPTVTTVYTVTGTAGNGCTNTASHTVTVNALPTVVYNETQNLVCITWSAITLTPGTPPGGSYSGTSVTGNQFDPGSAGAGTFAIVYSYTDGNGCTNSDTSMITVDLCTGVSGQAGSDHFEVYPNPATDYIELRGFGDLSVVLTDVLGRTVIAERLQGGSARWDVSLLSPGVYFLRCNGSTPVRLVIK is encoded by the coding sequence ATGAAAGCTATCGTTCTTCTCAGCTCTTTATTAATGGTTGTTAGTACGCTTGAAGGCCGGCACACGGCGGAAGGCTTTATTCCAAACATGGGCCAGGTCTACAATCAGCATAACAAAGCGAATGCGGATGTTTTATTTTCCGGAACGCGCAACGGAGTGGTATTTCACCTTCGTAAAAACGGAATATCTTACCAGTTCAGCAAAGTAAGTGCCGGTACCGGCCCCGATATCTGTGAACCGGGAAAAAAGAAGGCGGCGCCTCCTTCAACAGAGATCTACCGTATAGATATCACCTGGTTGAATGCAGGGCTTGCAACAGCAACGGGGAGTGATGCCACAGGCGAACTCCGCCATTACTATAATGAAGTTTGTCCGAACGGTATCGTAAATGTTCCTGTCTACCGAACAGTTGTTTACAAAAACATATATCCGCTTACCGACCTGAAATGGTACCTGCATGAAGGCAGTGTAAAATATGATTACATCGCGGCAGCGGGTGCAGATCCGGGGAAACTGCGTATGAAAATAGAAGGAGCAGAAAAAATATTTATCAATGATAAGGGAGCGCTCGTGATCGAGTCGCCCTTGGGCAGTATGGCAGAGGATGCTCCCGTGGTTTTCCAGGGTGGCAGGAAACTTCCTGCACGCTGGGTGCTTCACGGGAACATTGCAGGAATTGAAATAGAAGGATTGAATCCGGGCGAATCGTATATCGTAGATCCCCAGGTGCGGTTGTGGGCAACCTATTACGGAGGGACGGGAAGTGACGTGAACCGCATGATGGCAACGAACACAAGCGGAGATGTTTTTCTTGGAGGCCACACGAGTTCTGCATTCGGTACAGAAATTGCAACTACCGGCAGTCACCAATCCACCTATGGCGGTGGTGGTACGGATTGTTTTCTGGTAAAGTTCAATGCGGCCGGCGTACGGCAATGGGGAACATATTATGGAGGAACACCTGCTGAATATATGCGGGGAGGCTGTACAGATGGAATGGGGAATGTTTTTATCTGCGGACAAACTTATACCACCACCCCGGGTTTGATCGCTACGCCAGGATCTCACCAGCCGGTTTTCGGCGGCGGGGATGATGCCTTTCTGGTGAAATTCGATGGTAATGGCGTAAGACAGTGGGGAACATATTACGGCGGCGCCGGATATGATTACGGCACTTCCTGTGCTGCCGATGCAGTGGGAAATGTTTATCTCGTTGGAATGGTGCTACAGCAAAATTACTCTTATACCAATGAGATCGCCACCCCGGGCAGTCATCAGCCGGTACATGGTGATGGTAACATTGCCTATGATGCCTTTCTTGTTAAATTTAACAGCAGCGGGGTCCGGCAATGGGGAACGTATTACGGGGGAAGTGCCACTGACCGCGGATATGATGTAGCTTGTGACGGTTCCGGCAGTGTGGTGATTATTGCAGGAACCACAGAATCAACTAACGGAACAAGTATCGCCACCACAGGAAGTCATCAGTCCATTCACAACGGCGGAGTAACAGATGCTTACCTGGCAGCATTTGACGGGAGCGGGACACGGCAATGGGGTACCTACTATGGAGGAAGCAGCGGGGAGGATGATTTTTCAGTCTGTGCTATTGACGGTTCTGGCAATATCCTGTTGGGGGGGTGGACCGATTCACCAGATGCGATCGCTACGTTGAATGGGCATCAGCAGGTATATATGGGTGCGACCGACGGTTTCCTGACCCTGCTGAATAGTTCCGGGGTACGGCAGTGGGGAACGTATTACGGAGGAGTTGGAACGGAAAGGATCAGAGATATTTTCTGCCAGGGTTCCACGATCTATGTTTGCGGAGAGGCCAGCACTTCCACTTCCGGTGTCATTGCAACAGCCGGCAGTTACCAACCGGTGTTTGCCGGAAATATGGATGCTTTTCTGGCAACCTTTTCCACCGGAGGAGTCCGACAGTGGGGAACATATTATGGTGGTGCAGGGTGGGATTATGGATACCGATGCGCCCCGGGCGGTAATAGCCAGATCTATTTTGCAGGGGCAACTTCGAGCACCAGTAACATGAGCTCCGTAGGTTCCCACCAGGAACTGTATGGAGGAGGCAGCGAGGATAATTTTTTGGTAAAACTGTGCGACGCACCGCCGGCACCGGCCAACACCAGCAACCCATCTGCGCAAAGTATTTGTTATGGTAACAGCACAACGCTGAGTGCCTCGGGCAGCGGTATTCTTGGTTGGTATAATGCTTCGGTCGGAGGAACGTACCTGGGCGGCGGTGGCAGTTTTACTACTCCCGTTCTAACATCCAGCACAACGTATTATGTACAGGACAGTACCTGTTCCTCAGGTTCGCGAACCGCCATTGTAGTTACAGTGAATGCCCTTCCCACAGTAACCCTCGGAAATGATATTACACAGTGCGGAGGCAGTGTGCAGCTTGATGCAGGTAATCCGGGAGCCTCGTATCTCTGGAGCGATAATTCCTCAGCTCAAACGCTTGCTGTAAGCAGTTCGGGATCCTATTCTGTGGTTGTCACCGATGTGAACGGATGTACCGATGCAGATACCATTAATGTTACCATCAATACAATTCCCAATGTAACCATCAGCGGCAACCTCACACTCTGCGCAGGGGATACGATTCCTCTTACCGCGGGAGGCGCACAAACTTATCTCTGGAGCACATCTGCCACTACGGCCGTGATCAATGCGGGTCCTACAGTTACAACTGTTTATACGGTTACAGGCACCGCCGGGAACGGATGCACAAATACCGCAAGCCATACCGTTACGGTCAACGCATTGCCAACGGTAGTGTACAACGAAACACAAAACTTAGTTTGCATCACCTGGTCCGCCATCACACTTACACCCGGCACACCTCCGGGAGGAAGCTACAGTGGAACATCGGTCACCGGCAACCAGTTTGATCCCGGTTCCGCCGGTGCAGGAACCTTTGCAATTGTGTACTCATACACCGACGGGAATGGCTGCACGAATTCCGATACATCAATGATCACGGTAGATCTGTGCACAGGAGTTTCGGGGCAGGCAGGATCCGACCATTTTGAGGTTTATCCGAATCCTGCAACGGATTACATTGAGCTGCGTGGTTTTGGTGACCTGAGCGTTGTACTTACAGATGTACTCGGAAGAACGGTAATAGCAGAACGTTTGCAGGGTGGAAGTGCGCGATGGGATGTTTCATTGCTGTCGCCGGGGGTGTATTTTCTGCGTTGTAACGGCAGTACACCGGTACGACTGGTCATTAAGTAG
- a CDS encoding T9SS type A sorting domain-containing protein, translating to MHIVFPGSDKGVIKIFLIDGKKVLEQDWNSSSLTLDLSTYQRGTYLFVFESPGRRISRRVVLH from the coding sequence GTGCATATCGTGTTCCCGGGCTCGGATAAAGGAGTCATAAAAATATTTCTGATAGATGGGAAAAAAGTCCTTGAACAGGATTGGAACTCAAGTAGTCTTACTCTTGATTTAAGCACGTATCAAAGGGGAACTTACCTGTTCGTTTTTGAGTCACCGGGGAGGAGGATATCCAGGCGGGTAGTATTGCACTGA
- a CDS encoding DUF2157 domain-containing protein yields the protein MWATEELKKKQIIGDEQKNTLDDLEITHPLSIHWELRVILYLGVTLLSTGLGILIYKNIDTIGHHVIIALNALACTACFWYIWKHKLPFHWGSMQHPSPFYDYVLLLGVLLLGILTGYIQYQYEIFGTHYGLATLLPSLAYLFLAYRFDHKGVLSLSVTGLAAWAGISVSLHDLLENNFDSERELMYTGIAFGICTGAAAWFTEQKEKKKHFAFTFHNFAANIFFIAALSGLFSGEAEVLMVLLIAAGVYFYIYYARKMKSFIFLLYSVIYGYIMFSYLFILLMDWMSGNDDLMITLGFLYFMASAGGVVLFFIHYKKLLGIKK from the coding sequence ATGTGGGCAACCGAAGAGCTGAAAAAAAAGCAAATCATCGGAGATGAACAGAAGAACACCTTAGACGATCTCGAAATAACACACCCTCTTTCCATCCACTGGGAACTGCGGGTCATTTTGTACCTCGGCGTAACGCTACTTAGCACCGGACTGGGTATTCTCATCTATAAAAATATTGATACGATTGGTCATCATGTGATCATTGCATTAAATGCACTTGCCTGCACTGCCTGCTTCTGGTATATATGGAAACATAAACTGCCCTTTCACTGGGGCAGCATGCAACACCCGTCTCCATTTTATGATTATGTGCTTTTACTGGGCGTGCTGTTGCTTGGAATATTAACCGGTTATATTCAATACCAGTACGAAATCTTTGGAACTCATTACGGGCTGGCTACCCTTCTCCCTTCCCTTGCTTATCTTTTCCTTGCATACAGGTTTGACCACAAAGGTGTACTGTCTCTCTCCGTTACCGGTTTAGCTGCCTGGGCCGGCATCAGCGTATCCTTGCATGATCTTCTGGAGAATAATTTTGATTCGGAACGTGAGCTGATGTATACCGGTATCGCTTTCGGCATCTGTACCGGAGCCGCCGCCTGGTTTACAGAACAGAAAGAGAAGAAGAAGCATTTTGCATTTACCTTTCACAATTTTGCAGCGAATATTTTCTTTATTGCAGCCCTTTCCGGGTTATTTTCAGGCGAAGCCGAAGTGCTTATGGTTCTGCTGATCGCCGCCGGCGTGTATTTCTATATTTACTATGCAAGAAAAATGAAGTCCTTCATCTTCCTGCTTTATTCAGTTATCTACGGATATATCATGTTCTCTTACCTTTTTATCCTGTTGATGGACTGGATGAGCGGAAATGATGATCTGATGATCACACTCGGATTCCTGTACTTTATGGCCAGTGCAGGGGGAGTTGTACTCTTCTTTATCCATTACAAAAAACTCCTGGGTATCAAAAAATGA
- a CDS encoding right-handed parallel beta-helix repeat-containing protein, producing the protein MKSYLFFLALLAFNLPAVAINYFVDFNTGNDGNSGLTPAMAFKTLTRLNAVNLQAGDSVFLAKSSVWINDSIYFYNKSGTFANPIVFSNYGSGSKPRIILSNLYDNGVRLVQCDHIQLNSLYIIKSKREGVLISKGHYITISNVRVDSTFSKGGFAFYGGGNNIRLFYDTAIYTRENAIYFDGSISDKMSYVVVENCYVKKTFANDGIVIHNDISGNTVGRNFILRNNHSEQCFEQGFDITSGDSIALIGNTSAINERGGIVTGWNVKNVYISRHRSTDDATIVQNSAFLCNGNARNIVLYYNIFEGNVNRFVDITGNSRQVKLHNNVFAWNGFGTAMVDFGGSADTIEFYNNILTRKNDTLLNSGPTLIRFLNGAVLPDYSGYKLNYNCYLNLTGNKFYRLFDSMSFSFTTLQTTYNHEQNGFYTNPLLVDPPAGDYHPQLNSLLINQGLPLGYASDFSNVPVLANPEIGCLEYNPMTNEENVPQNTEPIRLYPIPAIEKVFISSTCTNGLAFSISDLYGRSIENGVLSEPIGEIDISGYKNGIYLFISVSSDRIYVNKFMVAH; encoded by the coding sequence ATGAAATCGTACTTATTCTTCCTTGCGCTCCTGGCATTTAATTTGCCGGCAGTCGCCATTAATTATTTTGTCGACTTCAACACTGGTAATGACGGGAATTCCGGGTTAACGCCTGCCATGGCTTTTAAAACTCTAACCCGGCTAAACGCAGTCAATTTACAGGCAGGCGATTCCGTATTCCTGGCAAAATCGTCGGTCTGGATCAATGATTCCATTTATTTCTACAACAAAAGCGGCACTTTCGCAAATCCCATTGTTTTTTCAAATTACGGATCAGGCTCCAAGCCCAGGATCATACTCAGTAACCTGTACGATAACGGGGTTCGTCTTGTGCAGTGTGATCACATCCAATTGAATTCTCTTTATATTATCAAATCAAAACGTGAAGGTGTTTTAATAAGCAAGGGCCATTATATTACCATTTCGAATGTGCGCGTTGATTCCACCTTTTCCAAAGGAGGGTTCGCATTTTACGGGGGTGGGAATAATATCCGCTTGTTTTATGATACTGCAATCTATACCAGGGAAAACGCCATATATTTCGACGGCTCTATCAGTGATAAGATGAGTTATGTGGTTGTCGAAAACTGTTATGTAAAGAAAACATTTGCCAATGATGGAATAGTCATCCATAACGATATATCCGGCAACACGGTTGGGAGGAATTTTATTTTAAGGAACAATCATTCCGAACAATGCTTCGAACAGGGATTTGACATTACTTCGGGCGACAGTATTGCCCTGATTGGTAATACTTCCGCCATAAACGAACGAGGCGGAATCGTTACCGGCTGGAATGTTAAAAACGTTTACATCAGTCGGCACCGCAGCACTGATGATGCCACCATCGTGCAAAACTCGGCATTTTTATGCAATGGGAATGCCCGCAATATCGTCCTATACTATAATATTTTCGAAGGTAATGTTAACCGGTTCGTAGATATAACGGGGAACAGCAGGCAGGTAAAACTTCATAATAATGTGTTTGCCTGGAACGGATTCGGTACCGCCATGGTGGATTTTGGTGGATCTGCCGACACTATTGAGTTTTATAATAATATCTTGACCAGGAAAAACGATACGTTGCTGAATTCGGGCCCTACACTCATCCGCTTTTTAAATGGTGCTGTTTTGCCTGACTATTCCGGCTATAAACTGAACTATAATTGTTACCTGAATCTGACCGGGAACAAGTTCTACCGTCTTTTCGATAGTATGTCCTTCAGTTTCACTACGCTGCAAACAACCTACAACCATGAGCAAAACGGATTTTATACCAACCCGCTGCTGGTTGATCCGCCGGCCGGCGACTATCATCCGCAATTAAATTCCCTTTTGATCAATCAGGGACTACCCCTCGGCTATGCCTCCGACTTCAGCAATGTCCCCGTTCTGGCAAATCCAGAAATCGGCTGTCTCGAATATAATCCAATGACGAACGAAGAAAATGTCCCACAAAACACGGAACCGATCAGGCTATATCCCATTCCTGCAATCGAGAAGGTCTTTATAAGCTCCACATGCACGAACGGGCTTGCCTTTAGCATTAGCGATTTATACGGAAGATCCATAGAAAATGGGGTGTTGAGTGAGCCGATTGGCGAGATAGATATCTCCGGGTACAAAAACGGCATTTACCTGTTTATTTCAGTTTCATCCGACAGGATATACGTAAATAAATTCATGGTGGCTCATTAA
- a CDS encoding tetratricopeptide repeat protein, whose amino-acid sequence MIDALNRLGDYYYNNGEFSPAMDCFQVAAQSSENRKYKYGLAQANSGMGLVYLSQSNHPKALEFHLKALRINEEIKNIEGILVNLGNIGIVYVEEKNYPKAIEYYQKVMHKADSLGKSRLKMVQYANLGTVYAEQSGSAKTDLEKGALLQSAEEYYKEALQIAGTLNDKNTRAVVLLNIAAILSERYNITKSPEERNVLKKAALQDFDTMLILCRELGNKYYEAVALGNLGAFYMHSGEYVKAEYYLDTALEMSTGLQAPGIQRDHEFYFYTLYDTTRRYAEAMEHYKKYIVLRDSIMNQENSRKNLQQQMQYDFEKKEVIVREENKRKIQDLKMNETRLTLVIYAAAGGLLSLIIISILIFRNLKVSRLQNNIIRAKNKDILDSITCAKRIQEAILPSTREIQTLLPEHFIYYAPKDIVAGDFYWQEKLNQNLFIAAADCTGHGVPGALVSVICSNALTKALMEEKIEDTGKLLSRTREIVVEKLSKNNDAVMDGMDISLVSLRFITPGKKEEACAELEWAGANLPLWIIRAASRNHPDPPLQEFKPTKQAICKTENPVPFSTVKQLLYKGDTIYLFTDGFQDQFGGEKGKKFKKSHLKEYLLSIQKHRMDEQRNLIHERFTSWKGTLEQVDDVCVIGVRV is encoded by the coding sequence ATGATTGACGCACTGAATAGACTGGGAGACTATTACTACAACAATGGCGAGTTTTCACCTGCTATGGATTGTTTTCAGGTGGCCGCACAATCTTCAGAGAACAGAAAATATAAATATGGTCTTGCCCAGGCGAATTCAGGTATGGGCCTGGTATACCTGAGTCAGTCCAATCACCCAAAAGCCCTGGAATTTCACCTCAAGGCACTCCGCATTAATGAAGAGATAAAAAATATAGAAGGGATCCTGGTCAATTTGGGAAATATCGGGATTGTATATGTAGAGGAAAAAAATTATCCCAAGGCCATTGAGTATTATCAGAAGGTCATGCACAAAGCCGATTCGCTGGGCAAGAGCCGCTTAAAAATGGTTCAATACGCCAATTTGGGCACCGTTTATGCTGAACAAAGCGGCAGCGCAAAAACAGATTTGGAGAAAGGCGCATTGCTCCAGAGTGCGGAAGAGTACTACAAGGAAGCGCTGCAGATTGCCGGCACGCTCAACGACAAGAACACCAGGGCGGTGGTATTGCTAAACATAGCAGCCATTCTCTCCGAACGATACAATATAACGAAGAGTCCGGAAGAGAGAAACGTGTTGAAGAAAGCAGCATTGCAGGATTTTGACACGATGTTGATCCTGTGCAGGGAATTAGGGAACAAGTATTACGAAGCTGTAGCGCTAGGAAATTTAGGCGCGTTTTACATGCATTCGGGTGAATACGTAAAAGCAGAATACTATTTAGATACAGCGCTTGAAATGTCCACGGGCTTACAGGCACCCGGCATTCAGAGGGATCATGAGTTTTATTTCTATACGCTTTATGACACCACCCGGCGATATGCGGAGGCGATGGAACATTACAAAAAGTACATTGTCCTGAGAGACAGCATTATGAATCAGGAAAATTCCAGGAAAAATCTTCAGCAGCAGATGCAATATGACTTTGAAAAGAAGGAGGTGATCGTGAGGGAGGAGAACAAGAGAAAAATACAGGATTTAAAAATGAATGAGACGCGATTAACGCTCGTGATTTATGCGGCTGCCGGAGGATTGCTCTCACTTATCATCATTTCAATATTGATATTCAGGAATTTGAAGGTCAGCCGCCTTCAAAACAACATCATTCGCGCCAAGAACAAGGATATTCTGGACAGCATCACTTGCGCCAAGCGCATACAGGAGGCGATTTTACCTTCCACCAGGGAGATCCAAACATTATTGCCCGAGCATTTCATTTATTATGCTCCCAAAGACATTGTTGCCGGAGATTTTTACTGGCAGGAGAAATTAAATCAGAATTTATTTATTGCGGCGGCCGATTGCACGGGGCACGGGGTTCCGGGAGCCCTTGTGAGCGTGATTTGCAGTAATGCCTTAACGAAGGCACTCATGGAGGAAAAAATCGAGGATACGGGCAAGCTTCTGTCACGCACCAGAGAAATTGTGGTGGAGAAGCTGAGCAAAAATAATGATGCTGTGATGGATGGAATGGACATTTCCCTTGTCTCCCTGCGTTTTATCACACCTGGAAAAAAGGAAGAAGCATGCGCTGAGCTGGAATGGGCCGGTGCGAACCTTCCATTATGGATCATTCGTGCCGCTTCCCGGAATCATCCCGACCCACCGTTGCAGGAGTTCAAACCTACGAAGCAGGCGATTTGCAAAACGGAAAATCCGGTTCCGTTTTCAACAGTAAAGCAGTTGCTCTATAAAGGCGACACCATTTACCTTTTCACCGACGGATTTCAGGATCAATTTGGCGGCGAAAAGGGGAAGAAATTCAAGAAATCACACCTTAAGGAATACCTGTTAAGCATTCAAAAGCACAGAATGGACGAGCAAAGAAACCTCATCCATGAAAGATTTACTTCCTGGAAAGGAACGCTGGAGCAGGTGGATGATGTGTGCGTTATCGGGGTAAGGGTGTGA
- a CDS encoding TonB-dependent receptor: protein MKRLLVVLSALPLMVNAQDLNDTTRVNELDPVLISADKYGERKKEIPYTMELIDIKQIEFQNAQNTGDMLMNSGSVFVQKSQQGGSSPSLRGFEASRVLLVVDGVRMNNAIYRAGHLQDVITLDQSMFDRTEILFGPSSVMYGSDALGGVMCFYTRKAVFGDDSGMYVNSNSWFRWSSANNEFSGHADINLGWKKLASITSFTHSTFGDLRAGSNRHPFYDQYWRRDFYIDTINGTDTLLKNPDPNTQLYSGYSQYDLFQKFSWKVRENILQTVNLQYSNSSNIPRYDRLTDTSANGDLRFAEWYYGPQLRLMSILNTRVLAENKIFNSLSISLAAQKIRQQRITRRYKNNDRNIQEENLLVFSFNTDFVKFLSEKHDIHYGIEVTYNDVQSDAHTRNRITDEKTPYPTRYPNGGSTMSSYAGYFAYKGKVAKNKIILTAGLRYSAGSISADFSDTAFYPFPYAAIGQRNSALTWTAGVVWNPSEKWKFALMNSSGFRSPNVDDLAKVFDSSPGMLIVPNPDLAPEKVINTEISADARLGKHLHAFIAGWYTVLTDAIVVKDFIFDGKDSLLYDGQMSQVQAAQNADDGMITGLTGTLHFLFNDLFTLKSSATYTYGRYHDSDNDTVIPLDHVPPAFGQTALNIKSKKAETEIYVRYNGPKLLRDYSPSGEDNLQYATAEGMPSWVTLNFKTAFRINRMITVNTGVENILDTHYRHFASGISAPGRNFFVTLRGKF from the coding sequence ATGAAACGACTATTAGTCGTCCTGTCTGCATTGCCGCTGATGGTAAATGCACAGGATTTGAACGATACTACCCGGGTCAACGAACTTGATCCTGTGCTGATATCCGCAGATAAATACGGAGAACGTAAAAAAGAGATTCCGTATACAATGGAACTGATTGATATCAAGCAGATCGAGTTTCAGAATGCACAGAATACCGGCGATATGCTGATGAACTCAGGATCTGTTTTTGTGCAAAAATCCCAACAGGGCGGAAGCAGTCCTTCCCTGCGCGGATTTGAAGCCAGCCGGGTGCTTCTGGTGGTAGACGGGGTACGAATGAATAATGCCATTTACCGGGCCGGACATCTGCAGGATGTGATTACGCTGGATCAAAGTATGTTTGACCGGACAGAGATCCTTTTCGGCCCGTCTTCCGTGATGTACGGAAGCGATGCGCTGGGAGGCGTCATGTGCTTCTATACGCGCAAGGCTGTTTTCGGAGACGACTCCGGCATGTATGTCAATAGCAACTCCTGGTTCAGATGGTCTTCCGCCAATAACGAATTTTCGGGTCATGCGGATATCAATCTGGGATGGAAAAAACTGGCCTCTATTACCAGTTTTACACACAGCACCTTCGGCGATCTGAGAGCAGGCAGCAACCGTCATCCCTTCTACGATCAGTACTGGAGAAGAGATTTTTACATTGATACCATCAACGGTACCGACACCCTGCTGAAGAATCCTGACCCTAATACACAACTCTACAGCGGATATTCCCAATATGATCTGTTTCAGAAATTCTCCTGGAAAGTCCGCGAGAATATTCTTCAAACCGTGAATCTCCAATATTCCAATTCGTCGAACATTCCCCGTTACGACCGGCTCACCGACACCTCCGCCAACGGAGATCTCCGGTTTGCCGAATGGTATTACGGGCCGCAGCTGCGGCTGATGAGTATCCTGAATACAAGGGTACTTGCCGAAAATAAAATTTTCAACAGCCTGAGCATTTCGCTGGCTGCCCAGAAAATCCGGCAGCAGCGAATAACCCGTCGCTATAAGAATAATGACCGGAATATACAGGAAGAAAATCTCCTGGTTTTCTCATTCAACACCGACTTCGTTAAGTTTCTTTCTGAAAAACATGATATTCATTACGGGATTGAAGTAACGTACAACGATGTTCAGTCTGATGCTCACACCCGTAACCGGATAACCGATGAAAAGACACCTTACCCCACCCGGTATCCGAATGGCGGCAGCACCATGAGCAGCTATGCCGGATATTTCGCCTACAAAGGGAAAGTGGCGAAGAACAAGATAATACTTACGGCCGGTCTCCGGTATTCAGCAGGCAGTATTTCCGCCGATTTTTCAGATACCGCTTTTTATCCCTTCCCCTACGCAGCTATCGGGCAAAGAAATTCAGCACTTACCTGGACAGCGGGTGTGGTGTGGAACCCCAGCGAAAAATGGAAGTTTGCACTTATGAATTCCTCCGGTTTCCGCTCACCGAACGTAGATGACCTGGCAAAGGTATTCGATTCCTCACCCGGAATGCTGATTGTTCCTAATCCGGATCTGGCGCCTGAGAAAGTAATTAACACCGAAATCAGTGCAGATGCCCGATTGGGAAAACACCTGCATGCCTTTATTGCGGGCTGGTATACCGTGCTGACAGATGCTATTGTGGTGAAGGATTTTATCTTTGACGGGAAGGATTCCCTGCTTTATGACGGGCAGATGAGTCAGGTACAAGCTGCGCAAAACGCCGACGACGGCATGATTACCGGGCTTACCGGCACCCTGCATTTCCTGTTCAACGACCTGTTCACATTGAAAAGTTCCGCAACATATACCTACGGGCGCTATCATGACTCCGATAACGATACAGTGATTCCGCTGGATCACGTACCTCCTGCTTTCGGTCAGACTGCGTTGAATATCAAGAGTAAGAAAGCAGAAACAGAGATTTATGTCCGATACAACGGGCCGAAACTGCTGCGGGATTACTCTCCCAGCGGGGAAGATAATCTTCAGTATGCTACCGCGGAGGGGATGCCATCCTGGGTAACGCTGAATTTCAAGACCGCTTTCCGGATCAATCGCATGATCACTGTCAATACCGGGGTAGAGAATATTCTGGATACACATTACCGGCATTTTGCTTCCGGGATAAGCGCACCGGGAAGAAATTTCTTTGTCACATTACGAGGAAAGTTTTAG